Genomic segment of Panicum virgatum strain AP13 chromosome 2K, P.virgatum_v5, whole genome shotgun sequence:
GACGGAATCGCATAATCCTTGTGAAACCATCTTCTAATGGATTGCTTGCATCATCCACACACGCTCTGATCCCTCTCTTATTCTAGATATTTTCCCCTGCTTGCCCCGTATTCCTAAAAAAATTACTTGCCGTGTTAATGAACTCCGGTTAGGTCCGAATTAGATCCGCACATGGAGCTTCAGATGGCTTAGAATATCTGATCCTTCAGTAACCCGGCAGCACAGCTAGCTTCGGACCTCTTTTCGCCGACCGGAACAAATGTGCAGACCCGCCTCAGAATTCGGCGGTCACGTCAAGAGTTGTAGCCACACGGACAGCAGCCTCCGGTGCCATCGTGCAGCTGGTGAGTTACAGGtcgccaaccattcccctcatctTCGCAGCCGCGGCCAAGAGCACTCCCCGACTTCTTTGGTGCCCAGGCCACCATGGCACCATCGGCGAACGAATTTTGTAAAGGTCCGGTGGGGCAATCTTGCCCGTTGCTTTCCCTCACGGCTTGCCTCGATGCGTTTTGCGTCGGGGCGGTGCAAGAATATACATCGCCGTCTGCGCACGAGCGCTCGCTAGCATCCCGGCCCGCGTATATATACAGGTCGCATCGGCGGCGCGAGCTAATAGGGGATTTTCGGGGAGCTAAACATGCAGCAGGGATTGGCAGCGCTCGTGCTCctggtggcgtcggcggcgtgcgCGTCCCCGGCCGCGTCGGCGTTCGTGGGCGACGTCCGCGTCGCGCTGAAGCACGTCGACGCCGGGAAGCGGCTGTCGAGGCCCGAGCTCATCCGGCGCGCCGCGCAGCGGAGCAAGGCGAGGGCGGCCGCGCTCTCCGCGGTGCGGAGCCGCCGCTTCTCCGGCGCGAGCGAGCAGCAGGGGGCGCCCCGCGGCACGCCGGTGCGCCCGTCGGGGGACCTCGAGTACGTCGTCGACCTCGCCATCGGCACGCCACCGCAGCACGTGTCGGCGCTGCTGGACACCGGCAGCGACCTCATCTGGACACAGTGCGCGCCGTGCACCAGCTGCCTCGCGCAGCCGGACCCGGTGTTCGCGCCGGCCCAGTCGGCGTCGTACGAGCCCATGCGGTGCGCCGGCCCGCTCTGCTCCGACATCCCGCGCCACGGCTGCCTGCGGGCCGACACGTGCACCTACCGGTACAACTACGGCGACGGGACGACGACCATGGGCGTCTACGCCACGGAGCGCTTCACCTTCGCGTCGCCGTCCGGCGACGCGCTGAGCGTGCCGCTCGGGTTCGGGTGCGGCTCCCTGAACGTCGGCAGCCTGAACAACGGCTCCGGCATCGTGGGCTTCGGCCGGAACCCGCTCTCGCTGGTGTCCCAGCTCAGCATCCGCCGCTTCTCCTACTGCCTCACGCCCTACGCCAGCGGCAGGAGGAGCACCCTCCTGTTCGGGAccctggccgccggcggcggcgtctacgGCGACGCCACCGGGCCCGTGCAGACCACGCCGCTCCTGCAGAGCCCGCAGAACCCGACCTTCTACTACGTCCACCTCACGGGCCTCACCGTCGGCGCGAGGCGGCTGCGGATACCGGAGGCGGCGTTCGCCCTCCAGCCCGACGGCTCGGGCGGTGTGATCGTCGACTCCGGCACGGCGCTCACGCTGCTCCCGGGCGCGGTGCTCGCGGAGGTGGTGCGGGCGTTCCGAGCGCAGCTGCGGCTGCCGTTCGCGAACGGCAGCAGCCCCGACGACGGGGTGTGCTTCATGGTGCCGGAGGCCTGGCGGCGAgcgtcggcggcgacgtcgcAGGTGCCGGTCCCGAGGATGGTCTTCCACTTCCAGGGCGCGGACCTCGACCTGCCGCGGCGCAACTACGTCCTGGACGACCACAGGAGGAGCCGCCTGTGCCTCCTCCTGGCCGACTCCGGCGACGACGGCTCGACGATCGGCAACTTGGTGCAGCAGGACATGCGCGTGCTCTACGATTTGGAGGCCGAGACCTTGTCGTTCGCTCCGGCGCAGTGCTGAAGCACGACGAAGTAGGAGAAGGCCGGGGAAGATGACCATGCAAATTCAAGTCAGCCCATACTTGGTtgcacgcaaaaaaaaaaaaagaggctgTAATAATAACTGGGTAGCCAGGTCCCAGCGGCCCACTGGAGTTGAACTTGTCCCAGTTGATAAGCCCATGATTAAGGTTTCTGTATTGGGAATAATAAAACAAACTGTTGGGTGCTGCTTTGGTTGGGCCGAGATCTCTGGTGCTGCTCGGGCCTTACGTGCGTGGCCCCGAGTGTATATGTCGCAGGCAGCTTATTTCTTCGAGATTTCGTACTTTGGGTTTAAAATCGGTCCACTCTTGTTGCtggaataatttttatttttgctagAATAAACTTTTTCTAGTAACAACTGTTTTTGTTCAAGCAACGAAAAAATTGTTCCagcaataaaaataattattaggccttgtgtgatgatttgactatcagtcacacgtgtgactcctAACATCTGTCTAAATTGCTGCTCGGGTCACGTGCGTGACCCTGAGTGGATCTGTCACAGGAAGCTCACCCCTCACCCCTTCAGGATTCCGTATTTTGGTCTAAAACCGGCCCAACAAACCGGTTCACTGTGTTTTGTTGCTAGAACAATTTTTTTGTTGCCGGAACAATAGTTATTGTTCGAGCaactaaaaaaatattctggcaacaaaaataattattggACCTTGTATGGTGATTTGACTGGGCCGAGATCTGGGTGCTGCTCACCTCGAGTGGATCTGTCGCATCGCAGGCAGCTCACCCCTCCAGGATTCCGTGTTTTGGGTCTAAAACCGGCTGCTGTGCATAACCACTGAAACGCTAAAAGTTCAGTGAGTCTTGAAAAGAGACTACTGTTGCATATGCTTCTCTGCTTACCTGATCAAAGGCATATTCCACACATATATACTCCGATTTTCAGTATCTCAGTGTATCTGCTGCCACAAGGATAGATAGAACACACCGAGACAATGGAGTCATTCTCAAACGAGACAAATCAACTAATCCAATGTAATCGTGTTTCTGCACTGACTGAAAAAACATGTATACGCACATCAGCACGTGAGCCCCGTATGCCTGTAACACCTACTTCTCaacccaaaaaagaaaagaaaaaactgaTGTATCCCTGGAGTTCCTTCCATTATCAAACATGTAGGATTCTCTTCTCTTAATTTCCTTTTCCAGACAAAGGAGTCTTCCAGGGAACACGAGGGAGCTACCATCTGCGGCCTGTGTGGATGTATCGCAGTGTCTGTATATACCTGAAGTCCTGAATCAATGGAGCCTCGTAATCTGACTCTCTAGTCTCTTCAGCCTGTGAACCCTCATCAGCAGTTCAGCACCCAGTCAGAATGAGGCGCTCCAAATGGCATCCTCACCTTCACTGCATCTCGAGTGCACGTATTTTAGCCTCTCAACCGGATTGCAGACTCCACTGCATTTCCAATCGAATGATGCGACACAGACGTTCCCTGCTTGCGCCTTCCACTCGCAGTCTGAGAAACAGTTTCAGAGAGCATCAGTTTCAGGAATCGTGCAACGTGCATACAAAATAGCTGAAGAAACTGACCTGGTGGTGTGCCACAGCACATGTCCCTGTCGTCTATATGCTCCACATCGAGCCCAATAAACCATGCGCCGAGAGATACGTCTTCGTTTGCATATTTGTGCAATATAGGCCTGGGTGAAATGGTGAACATAGCTGCATCAGTAGCTACTCAGGAAATGGAAATTTCGTCTGAATCAGCACGGAGTTCTATAGTCTCACTGGTTGATTGAGATGTAGGTGGCAAGATCCTTGGAGATGGCATAGATCTGTCCGGTGGCATGGCGAAAGTACTTGTTCCCGTCTTCCCCAAACTTCCAGAACTCAGGCTCGTGGTATTTTGCATTTCTGATGAAAAAAGTCAGTGAAATGGAATGTTACTACCTATAGAAGTCGATGTATTGGAATTTCAAGTAGACATGCCGTTTTCAGAAGAATTACTTGTCGGAAAGGACTGGCCCTGACTTCATACAACCAATGTAGACCCGTGGCTTCAGTTTATGTCGACCTAGGGTCGCGACAAGCATTCCTGCACATTTTACGCCAGCTAATAAATAATTGGCAAATTTCAATCACTATGTTTGGTGATTTTAGAGGTTAGATATTGAAGAGTACCTAGGTTTAGGTGAACATCGTCATCCACCTTGACATAGAAGTCTGCATCCCATAAGGCCACAGCAGTGGAGAAGAATATCTTGGTCTTTGCAGATAGCTTGTGATACCCTTCAACATGGTCCTATGTGTTATACATGTATAGTTGCATCAGAAAAAAGTTTCGTACTGATGACAGTACCCGAATCAGGGCCAGAAACACATGTTTCAATGGTTGCTGTTCAACAGATAGGAGGAAGAAAATGGTGTGGTTCAATAGTTGTGGAAAATAATCGTACCAGCCGAAGAAAGTCGTGATGAATTTCATCCTCCGCATCTATAGCCTTATCAAGGACATTGTTTGATGTAGCACTGCAACACATAAAAGCCAGTTATTACTTAAGTAATGCATGTATTTAGATTTATGGTAGAGAAATACTTGGGTGGTAAGAAAATCATGAAATGTCAATAATGCAGTGGCTGCCAGAATGCTTGAAAACTGAAGATGAACTACTGCCATCATGCTTTTGTATGCCTTTTCTAGTTTCAATATGGTAGTCAGTGTGCTGTTTCTTATCAAAATTAAAAGCTTGAAACAACAGAGGAAGCCATCGATTGAAAAGTTgcatttttttggaatttgaaccaatttttttttagataatggaaaagAGTTCCGGCCTCTACAAAGTGTATACGGCTCaaaaattattacaaaacaGAGCTGCCCATTGGCTAATTGGGGGGGGaattaaagaaaaaagaatCTAAACCAATCCTGAGGTTATGCAAGAATTTGAACCAAATGAATTACCATTTCACTAAATATATTCAGAACAAAAATATTTGTACAAATTTAAAATGGAAAGATAATGCAATTTACCATACCTATGTCCTATCGTAAATCGTAGGAtgattcccttttcctcttcCAGTTTCTTGAGTTTGTCACCTAATAAATAGCAGAGTTAGTTTGCTACACACAGTAAGCACAGTAAAATAGAACAGTCAGCCCTAATCGAGATTTCCTGCAGCATTGGATCTTTCAACAGAAGGAAAAAGATTCATGTAGCATTTGTTATAGCTAGGAGCCTAGGAATAAGGATAACAATAAACAACCGCAACCAGCATCAGGAAAAAAACCAAGCTGCTGGGGCCGGTGGGGAGTGCAAACCTTGAGGCATCCAGGTCTCCCTCACAGAATCCCGACGCTTCCTGCTACTGAAGGCGGTGTTGATCCCGATCACAACAAAAGCTCTTTTCCTCTGCTTACTTATGTCACCTGCACTTTCCCCATGTAGCTCATTGCTACTGCGCTTTGCTGCCAGCTCCATCTGCAGTGTATCAATTGACTTCTCCAAATATCTAAACACCAAATGATTCCCAAATTAGTGAAAACTTGACGGTTCAGAGAGCCACCGGTGGTAAATAAAGAACACTTTTCAGGATTGAAGACGACATACTGTATGGCCTCATGAGTCTTTGACACCTCCTCCATAATGTCCCTATCGTCAGCTGGTTTCTGAAATCAAGAAAGGGAGTTATGCATCCCGTGACGAGAACTACTATTTACATCTCAATCTCGAAAGGAGCACTTTATTGAAAAGTGTAGTCAAATGCAGGACtaattttcaaaaacaagtggTTTTGACCACCAAGAGTACAAGAGGTACTTCATTAATGGTTGAATGGTGGACAACGTATCCACATGGTCCCTAAACCGCCATGGTCTCTAATTGATGTTTTTTCAGCCTAATGAACACTGTCCTGTCTCTTAAACGATAACTAGGAAATATGAATATGCAGTCATGAATACAATGCATATAACAATATCTGAAGTGGAAAGGTGAACATATTTtaaagcaaaataaaaaaggatAAACATAAAAAATTGGGGGGAAATCTAATTCAGGGGTTAGGCAGCCCTACCGGCCTGGCAACAAACTCCAGGGGCAGGCTCTGCAGCTCCCTTTCGTGCAGCCGGCGCGGCACCACGATCGGGCTCGGCACCGATCCAAACCTGCCATGAAAACCATTGCCGGACCAGCACCCGTAATCATTGCATCCATCGCACGGACGGCACAGAGACACCAGACTTGCGTGGCtcgaaggaagaaagcagcaAGAACCGAAACCAATCTACTGAGACTCACCGGTCGGTGATGAGCATGCCGAGGAAGAAGCTGGCGAAGCAGAGGAGCAGTATCCGCCGCGACAGCAGCCTCCtctccgaggcggcggcgccgttcttgggcttcatctacccccccccccccccccccctcttcttCGACCGCGCGCGCCCTGCCTCCCTCTCCTCGGCTCCGCGCGCCGTGCCTATCCTGATGGGCCGGCGCCTGGCGATGCGTTTCGTGGTTGATCACGGCAGATGTGGGCGAGGGGAGGGAGGCTTTATGAAGGTTCGACGTAACCGAAGCAGAGGACGGAAAcaacaagagggagacgacgacTAGTTTAATGGTGGACTCGGAGCAAATGCTACGTTCACGGCGAAAGGATGTGAACGCTGTTtttctagagagagagagagagagagagagagagagagagagagagagagcaggcgATGGCTGTCTGTGGTTTTAGTTAGAGAGGGAGAGCGACACGAGGGAGGGATGCCCAGGTTTAGAGGGTATGCCGTTCTTTCTCCCCTCTTTTACGGTTAAGTAGAGATTTGCTACTTATGAACGCATCTTACTATGTGAAGCTTATAGCTAGGTGAATCTTTATTCACTCAGGCACAAGCCAAATGATTATTTCAACATTTTTAcatcattaattttttttaaaaaaaacttctttCAAAACTGAAAAATAACTGTTTTGCTCTTTGGTCATCGAATTCACTTGATGTAAAAGAAGTCTAAAGTAGCGCAGGAGATTCATGTCATCACTTGCCAACAATTTGATTTACATACAGCTACAtaaatttttccttttttgataTAGTACGTACAACCACCTGGTTACCCTAAAAATGTTCTATTCCATTCATAGTTTGGTGTGAATTATTTACTCAATATACATTTTTCTACCCCCAAAAGTATAGTTTTCTGGAATTGGGAAGATTTTATCTCACCCGCCATGTTGATGAGGTTATTAACTGCCAATGGGAGCCTTTTAACAAACTAGCCTTCTGTCTGAAACCCAAAAAATTTGCAGATAATAACTTTTATATCAGGAGCACCACAAAACAGCAGCAACCGAAAGCCTAAACACGGGGATCATATTTCGGGGAGATCTCCTGTTTGGTGGGGCGGCCTCTGCCGCGTTGGCACCGGCGCCGGGAGTTGCGTATCCCATCCGGGCTCGCGAGGGACGCGGCTGGCACGGGACACGTGAGATCGCGTAGACCCCGCGGGCGCCGGCCATCTGGCGCCGTCGCAGCTCCGGCCTGTCCCTCTCAGGCGGACGCGCCCTCGAGGGCGCCGCCCCGGGCCCCCAgcagccgccggcgacggcaagGTGCGCGGCGTTTCCGTGAACGGGAGCAAGCAGCGCGCGTTCTCACGGATGCACGCGTGAGTTCGcccgccgcgggccgcggcaGGGCAACGCTGTTTCGCCGGAGAATTCACGCACGGTGACTAGTAGCTTTCAGCCAGCCTATATTTTACTATATAATTATTATTAGGCCGGGATTGAACAAGGAGTTTTCCTGCGCCGAACATGTAGGACTTCAGTCTTGAAAGCCCTGTTTGGATTGCAGTGCAGGATCTCTCATTCTCTCTTGTCTCAATCTGTCTGAAACCCCTATGCTGCAAATCGGCAAATAGTGGCGTGCTCCCTTTTGAATCAACCAACCCCTGTCAAGCCTCTTCCAGTTTTTCGACGTCTCCTCCACCCTCAGTACAGCCAGTCAGCCACGAAGTTTCTGCAGTTTTGTACGGTACTGTACCGATACTGAAAGCAGGTCGAAGTCGTTAGGTTACAAACACACCACTACCGGTATTTCCGAAGCAGTGGTCGCCCGGTCCAACCGTGCACGCCTCAGGGAAAGCGACGAAGCTGGATCAGGGCTGCGCGAGCAACGCGCCACGAGCCAACGGGATGCTGTTACTTTCAACGGAACGGCATCGGCGACCATATAAACTTTTTATACTGCTCCCACATTGCTATCGAGCTGAACGTAACGGGATTCAGATGCTCTCGATCGACTCAACATAGGGCCTACGAGTTGTGCTACATCTCATCTCATTGTATCTAACTCTGTTGCATCAAAATGCAGAACATATTATCCATTCTATTCCCTTGGTGTTTGCTAGGTTCGCAATCAGTTGACGATTCTTTTGGTAATATTTGCAGAGTgttgatgatattcttataGACAATGAGGCAGCTATTGAAGAAGATTTTTGGCAGTTTGAGAGGATTAAGAAGACAGCTGAAACGTATTCGAAACCAATTATAAATGTAGCTGAAGCCCCAATTGTGAAGCTTGTAAAGAAGAGAGGGCCAAAGccaaagaaaagaaatggaaGCTCTCAGCCCATAGAGCATGAAATCAAAACGTCAAAGAGAAAAAATAAGGAGACAGGCCTGAACTATCCAAACACCACTGGAAATACTACGTTTGTTGCTGTGGACATGCGAAAGAGTCAAAGAGTACGAAaacccaaaaaaatttgaagaaaatgaGTTCTATGGTTGGTTGGGAACTAAATAATTTCCATCCTCAATTTAGCCAAATCTAGGGCTATTTTTTCTGTTTTCAATTTTGAGGCTACAATGAGCCGATTGCTATGTACTCTTTTGTAATAAGTTTAGCTAGCAATGGAAAGCTAGTGACATACTCTCATTATATCTAACTCCTCTATGAGGACTTACCTGTCTGTCTATGAGTTGGGTTGCTCTGACCTGACCTGACAGCAAGCTTGATTGGAATAGTTTTTTTAGTGTTTATGCTACATTCTatttagagtaaaatgcactgggagtccttaaactagttgacctgttttgtttaggtccatgaactccgaaagtgcatttctgggtccctaaactttttAAGTCGTTCACCGCAGGTCCATACGCATCCATGTGGGCAGCTAGCGCTGATGTGGCACGCTGACTAgacgctctctctctctttttctctctctttctctctctctttctctcccaaGCCCCGACCCACCTagacggcggcgacgccgcccgtgagcgccgccgtccctcctccctcctcgccacgccgagctcgcccctcctccctctcctcggccGGCTACGGCGGATCCCCTGTCCCCTCcatgcggcggccgcggcggggcggaccggaggccgcggcgcggccggcgagcggccacggcggcgaaccACCTCCCCTCCGCTCCTCGCCCTATCCCTCcacgcctccctcctcctcaccgcctccctcctccctcccaagCTCCTCCTCGGGTCCTCGTGTCGgccgtggcggagctcgcgcgCGCTGGCCCGGCGGAGCTCCCGATCGGCGGCCGTGAGTGGGGCCCGCTGCGAAGGTGGGGGAGAGGGAGAATGGCGAGCGAGCACAgagcctcgccggcggtggggcggaGGGTGCGCGCCGGtccacggccgcgccgccccgcctcaCCGTGCGCCGTGCGCCATGCCGGCCGCCGGATCGCGGAGGACCCGCCATGGTCGCTGCCCAGGAAGGAggggggaggacgaggaggcgccatggcCGCGGGATCCGCCCAGCCGCgcgagcgcgcgccgccgcggccgccccgccgcgcacgccacgccacgcagGCCCGACCGAAAGCGGAGGGCGCCGCGCGAGGAGGCAGCAGACGGCGGGCTCGAGGGGTGGCGCTGGAGTGGCggtccggcccgccgccgccgccgccgccctcgtctgCGCCGCGAGGCCCGACGCTGGGGGAGCGTGCGGATCTGGCCGCCGTTGCGCAGGGGAGAGCTGGGCAGGGGAGCAGGGGAGAGCTCGACCGTGCTGCCGTGTTGCGCACGGGTCGCCGTGCCGCATGCCCGCcagcgagggagggggagggagggaggtgctGCCGGGTTGGGATGGAGGTGACGCCGGGAGGGAGGTGAAGGAGCCGCCGCAAAGCCGCAGGGGGCCGGTGGAGCTTGAGCGCGGCCTCGGGCTCGCCGGCCTCgagcgcgggaggagggaggagggggctgtGCGGCGAGGgatgagggaggagggggctgcgcgcgccgccgtcgccgccatgggcctgggcgtgcgtgccaccGCCGCTGGCCCTGCGCGCGAGCCGCCTCCGCGGGCagtgcgcgcgctcgccgccacccCGTGCCCCTGCCGCCGGAGGGGACGGGACGGCTCGCGGCCGGGGCAGGAAGGGATGGCTGGGGCGGCTCGCCggcagggagagagaggagacgaagggagggagggccggcccctgctcgccggagagggaggaggcgccgagagagcagggggcgccgccggctagagggaggcggaggcggaggcgtgaTGGAGGGGGGAGGACGGGGAGAGACTGAGGGGTGaacaataaaaagaaaatcCACGTCAGAGCCAACTTGGCGATCCACGTAGACGGTCAGAGCAGGTCAAGGGCGTTTTGGACCTCAATGGCTCACTTAAATAGATCCTGAACCTagaaatgcattttcaaagttcatggacctaaacagaacaggagaactagtttaaggacccacaTTGCATTTTACTCTTCTATTTAAGAGAACATGATGTGTTGCCTTGTCCACACGTTTAAGCAATCACAAGCATTTTAATAATTAATAGGTTTGTGTCTCTCGTGTCAGGTGTGGCAATCTGCCGTTTGAAGAGAAAGAATCAGAAAATGAACAAACGTCCAGCAGAGCAAGCACCCAATCCTAAATACAGTTTGATCATCTGATGCATCGTAGAGAAACACGAGCAGAATTTCAGAATCAGATCGATGGGACCCACGTACCCGGCGGCGCAATCTGGACGCGGAGGCGGACGCCCCGGAGACGGTTTAGCGCTCGTCGACGGACACGTCGGGGAGCGCCGGGAACCGCTCGGCGACGAGGCGGAGCACCTCGTCCACACGCTCCCCGGACGTGGCGAGcttg
This window contains:
- the LOC120680790 gene encoding aspartic proteinase nepenthesin-2-like translates to MQQGLAALVLLVASAACASPAASAFVGDVRVALKHVDAGKRLSRPELIRRAAQRSKARAAALSAVRSRRFSGASEQQGAPRGTPVRPSGDLEYVVDLAIGTPPQHVSALLDTGSDLIWTQCAPCTSCLAQPDPVFAPAQSASYEPMRCAGPLCSDIPRHGCLRADTCTYRYNYGDGTTTMGVYATERFTFASPSGDALSVPLGFGCGSLNVGSLNNGSGIVGFGRNPLSLVSQLSIRRFSYCLTPYASGRRSTLLFGTLAAGGGVYGDATGPVQTTPLLQSPQNPTFYYVHLTGLTVGARRLRIPEAAFALQPDGSGGVIVDSGTALTLLPGAVLAEVVRAFRAQLRLPFANGSSPDDGVCFMVPEAWRRASAATSQVPVPRMVFHFQGADLDLPRRNYVLDDHRRSRLCLLLADSGDDGSTIGNLVQQDMRVLYDLEAETLSFAPAQC
- the LOC120680794 gene encoding beta-1,3-galactosyltransferase 7-like — encoded protein: MKPKNGAAASERRLLSRRILLLCFASFFLGMLITDRFGSVPSPIVVPRRLHERELQSLPLEFVARPKPADDRDIMEEVSKTHEAIQYLEKSIDTLQMELAAKRSSNELHGESAGDISKQRKRAFVVIGINTAFSSRKRRDSVRETWMPQGDKLKKLEEEKGIILRFTIGHSATSNNVLDKAIDAEDEIHHDFLRLDHVEGYHKLSAKTKIFFSTAVALWDADFYVKVDDDVHLNLGMLVATLGRHKLKPRVYIGCMKSGPVLSDKNAKYHEPEFWKFGEDGNKYFRHATGQIYAISKDLATYISINQPILHKYANEDVSLGAWFIGLDVEHIDDRDMCCGTPPDCEWKAQAGNVCVASFDWKCSGVCNPVERLKYVHSRCSEGEDAIWSASF